Proteins encoded by one window of Mercenaria mercenaria strain notata chromosome 4, MADL_Memer_1, whole genome shotgun sequence:
- the LOC123552022 gene encoding LOW QUALITY PROTEIN: glutathionyl-hydroquinone reductase YqjG-like (The sequence of the model RefSeq protein was modified relative to this genomic sequence to represent the inferred CDS: inserted 1 base in 1 codon), giving the protein MSTVLKYVNKTGEFIRRDSQFRNWITADDSSGFKAETGRYHLYVSLACPWAHRTLIVRKLKGLENAISVNVVDWFLSEKGWHFSDEKPKNTLDTVNGCKYMSEIYRKANPDYSGAYTVPVLWDKEKNTIVNNESSEIIRMLNSEFNSFCETEEQRNLDLYPESLRDKIDELNTWIYPNINNGVYRSGFATGQEAYNTAVTGLFEHLDKVEEILSKQRYLTGTTFTEADIRLFTTLVRFDWVYHGHFKCNKKMLKEYPNIWAYTRDIYQIXGVADTVDKEHIRRHYHESHTSINPHRITPIGADLDFLEPHGRENFGK; this is encoded by the exons ATGTCAACAGTTTTAAAGTATGTTAATAAAACGGGTGAATTTATCCGCAGGGACTCTCAGTTCAGGAACTGGATTACAG ctGACGACTCGAGTGGTTTCAAAGCAGAGACCGGGCGGTACCACCTATATGTATCCCTTGCATGCCCCTGGGCTCACAGGACGTTGATTGTCCGTAAACTGAAGGGACTAGAGAACGCCATATCTGTCAATGTTGTAGATTGGTTCCTGTCAGAAAAAGGCTGGCATTTCAGCGACGAG AAACCAAAGAACACATTAGATACAGTGAATGGTTGCAAATATATGAGCGAAATATACAGAAAGGCGAATCCAG ATTATTCGGGCGCTTATACAGTACCCGTTTTATGGGATAAAGAGAAAAACACCATAGTAAATAATGAATCAAGTGAAATTATCCGGATGTTAAACAGTGAATTTAACAGTTTTTGTGAGACAGAAGAACAGAGAAATTTAGATCTCTACCCAGAAAGTCTGCGAGATAAAATAGACGAACTGAACACATGGATTTACCC CAATATCAACAATGGTGTGTATCGGAGCGGGTTCGCTACTGGGCAAGAAGCCTACAACACAGCTGTGACAGGACTCTTTGAACACCTGGATAAG GTTGAGGAAATTCTGTCAAAGCAACGTTATCTGACAGGTACCACGTTCACAGAGGCAGACATAAGACTGTTCACAACCCTGGTTAGGTTTGACTGGGTATATCATGGTCATTTTAAG TGTAACAAGAAAATGTTGAAGGAATATCCGAATATCTGGGCTTACACACGTGACATTTACCAGA AGGGGGTCGCAGATACTGTAGACAAAGAACATATTCGAAGACATTACCAT GAGTCGCACACCAGTATAAATCCACACAGAATCACGCCTATCGGTGCAGATCTGGACTTTCTAGAACCACATGGGAGAGAGAACTTTGGAAAGTAA